The genomic window AGAGCACCCTTCTACATAGTGCCTAATTAACGGACGGCTTTAATGCGGAACATGGCAGCATTGGTTTCCGCAGAGACGGTTCCGTTCCAGGCATTGGAAATGGCGGTCGGCGGCAGGTTGGTGGCCACGACCGTCCAGACCGTGTTGCTGGTCAGCGCGGAACAGGTTTCGATATACTGCGTGGCCTGCACGCCGCCGATCCATGAAAGATCCAACGAGGAGCCATCCAAGACCAACGACTCGACCCGCAGCACGGAGTTGGAATCCTGCGGAAGCGTGTCGGCGGCGTACTCATCGATGTTGGCAAAGGCATCCCCGTCGGGATTGGCATCATCGCCCCAGACCGTGGATTCGAGGTTGGTTTGCGCGAGCACGTCGGCACCGAACTGGTCCAATCGCCAACCCCGAAGTCCATCGGCATCGAGTACATCAACCTCGAAATAGCCATCGATGGTTGATGCTCCAGACGCTCGAATGAACAGTCCAACCAGATTGGTCACCGATGAATCGAAAACGGTGTTGGCCGCAAGCTCCGCACTTCCCACCAGGAAGTCGTTGGTGTTGATGATCGGCAGGAGTTCAAACGCATAGCCGGAACCACTGGCAACATCCAGGTCTCCGATCCAATCGCCCAGACGGTTGCCTTCCGCAATCGAGCCGGGATCCAGCAGAATGCGTGTTGAAGGAGTTGTGTTGTATTCGACGGCAAAGCGCGCCAGTGATGAGACGCCATACATGCCCCACGCCGGCATTTCACCGGTTCCAGGCTCAGTCAGTTCGGTGCGGTACATGCCGGGAGCAGAAGGATCGGATGTGGAGACATCGGCATAGAACCGGAAGTCCATTCCATCGGCGGCATACTGGATGGTGTGCGTGAGCTCGGCCGGACCCACGCTGCCGATCATGGAATAGATCCCTTCGTATCGGTCCATCCAGATCTGCACTTCGTGACCACCGAGCTGTACCGGATCGCCGCCGTTCTGCCGCACAAACGGCCCGAGCGGATCGTCGGCAATCACCACACCCATTTTGGTTTCCGTCGGCCCGAGTCCCCATCCACGCCCTTTGTGATAGAGCCAAATCTCGCCATCCTTCACGGCCAGGCAGGAATCATCCACGCGGAAGCTGTCGAACTTGCTAGTGTCCAGGGATGGCACAAGAATAGGGCTTCCCCCATATTTGGTCCAAGGCCCGTACGGGCTGCCCGACGAAGCCACGCCAATACGGAACTTTTGATCCTCTACATAACCGCTCGTCGACCAATATGCGTCGTTCACGCCGGTGTAATAGAGATAGTAGGTGCCCTCGTGCAGCAGAATGTTGGGCGTGAACGCGCTGCCGCCATCCCAACTGTTCGTGGTGCGCGAAATCGCCGTCGCCTGCTCGACCCAATCGAGTCCCGCATTGGTGGAGGTGGCGTGCCCAATGGTTGCAGGGCCATTGGCGGCGCCTTCGGGCTTGCTGTACCAAACGTGCCAGGTGTCGCCCACCTTGATGATGTCGCTAGGATCGCGGCGATAGACACCGGCCTCGGGCCCGACCCCGCTGACGGCGTCAAAGCTGAAGGTGACCTCGGGAACTGGAAAATCGATCTCATAACGCCCGATCTTACGGGTTCCATAGACGCCCCAGTCGGGGCGGCAACCCAGCGAGGGATCGGTCAGTTCCCAGCGGAACAGTCCCGGAGCGCCCGGCTCCGAGGAGGAAATGTCGGCATACTTGGTGAAGTTGAGGCCGTCGGGTGCATATTGAATCGTATAGGTCAGCACCGCCGGACCGACGCCATTGACCATCGAATAGATGCCTTCGTCTTCATCCGCCCAGATCTGCACTTCATGCCCGCCGAGCTGCACCGGGTCGCCACCGTTCTGCCGCACAAACGGCCCGACACCATTGGTTGCAACGGCAACGCCCATCTTTGTTGCCGTAGATCCAAGCCCCCAAGGCCGCCCTTTGTAATAGAGCCACACATTTCCTTCGCGAACCGCCATGCAGGTGTCGTCCACCCGGAAGCTGTCAAACTTCGCCGTATCCGCCGACGGGATCAAAATCGGGTTTCCGGCATATTTCGTCCACGGGCCGTAGGGACTGCCCGACGTCGATACGCCGATGCGGGTCTTGCCCTCTTCGTTGTAGCCCTGGTTGAAACCGGGGCCGACCGCCGTGTAGTAGAGATAGTAGGTGCCATCGTGGAACAGAATGTTGGGGGTGAAGGTGCTGGTCACATCCCAGTCGTTCGTATTGGCGCCGCGCGGAACGGCTTCCGCCTGCTCGACCCAGCTGTTTCCCCGGTTGGTGGAAGTTGCATGCCAAACCGACGCGTCGTAGCCGGAAGTTACGCCCGGAGCCGCCTTGCTGTACCAGACATGCCAGGTGTCGCCCACCTTGATCACATCGCTGGGATCCCGGCGGGTCAGCGCAGCGGGATCGGTATAGTTCGTAAGCGGGGAATCGGTAAAGGTGAAGCTGACCAGCTCATCCAATGTGGTCGTCGTGGTAATGGTTTTGGATTCCGTCCGCACAATGCCATTGCTCGCCGCCACCAAGGTGAACGTATCGCCGGAGGTATAGGTAATATCGACCGTGCCCTTCAGTCCGGAGACCCCGCCGACCGGTTGATCCGCGGCATCGAGAATCGTCACCGTCGTCGCATTCGAGACCGACCACGCCGCTTTCCCCAGCCCCTCCGTCTCCGTGTGGGCAACGACAAAATATTCGATCTCTGGAATGGTTGGCAAAACCCCGCCCGGAGGAACATCAAAGGTTATACCGGTTAAGCCCACCCCCTGGGTCGCAAGCCGCTGCGCTCCTTCGATGCTGAATGTCGCGCTGGTTTCGCCGTTTAGATCGATATCAAAGAAAACCCAGTTGGGAGCACCGTACGTCGTATTGTTCTCCAGCCCGGCAACCGAGTTGGTCACTCCGCCGGAACTGATGCGTAAAGCCGTCGGATCCCAGCGCCCGTTCGACTGACCTTGCGTTCCGCTAATCACGCCAATACGGAATTGCTGCGGTGCTGCGGCATCAACCGTAAACGTGAAAACCTCGCTCCAGGTACCTACGCCAGCATTGCCAGCCACCGCAGAACCCACCGTTCCCCAGTCCACCACTGAAGCGCTGATGACGGCCGTCGGATCATCCATCGGCCCCTGGCCATAGCCCTGGGCAACACTGCTGATATCAGCTCCCTGAGAGAAGGTCGCCCAGCCCGCACCCACCTGGGTATGGTATCCCGCAAAGGGTCGATTGTTAATTTCGGCACCACCGTCGCCGAACATCATCAGACCTTCCGTACCATATGCATGGTCTCCATCAATATCGAAGCTCTTCACCACCCCCGTCGAGCGGTAAGCGGTTGCTTCGTTGTCCGCCGCTCCCGTTCCAAGGATGTCATAGCCGGTTCCGTCCCCGACCGGCGTTATCTCGACTGCGGCATTCGCTGTTAGAGCCATAAGTCCGGCCCCTATAATTGCACATGTTGTTCGATCAATTTTCATTTTCATTCTCCACTTTCCTTATATTCCAATCTTTCCACTTCCAAGTGGCAACAGATGTTTTCATCACCCAGCTTCGCTGGAGGGCACAGAGCAACGGAGTCCAACAACCCTCTGTGCCTCAGTGCTCTGTGGTAAAAATCCTCTGCGGAGCCGGTTGGTTAATATTTAATGTTTAGTCGGTAAAAATAGTGTCCGTTCGTATTGGCCTGCCCGGAAAAGCGGTTCGTCGGCGGGGTGGCAACGATTTCCTCGTTGCTGACGGCTACCCATTCGCCGTTCGTCAGGGACGCGCATCCCTCAAGTATATAGGTGAGTCCGACACGGCTCTCCCACTCCACGTTGAATGTATTGTTCGAAAAAGCCGGATCAAACACAATCTCCAGATCGTCGGGCGGAAGGACATCGAAGGTGATGCCGGCAATCGCAACGCCCTGATCCGCCAGCCGCTGCTGGGCTTCGATGGCAAAGGTGTCGGCGGTCGTGCCGTCGGTGGCCACATCGAAAAAGACCATGCCGGCGGTATTGGTGAGGTTTTCAAGATTCGTTGCTTCGGCCGCAACGGCAGCCCCGCCGGCCACCGACACGCGGATCCCCGTCGGATCCCAACGGCCGTCGCCGTTTGCTTCGTGTCCCGACATAATGCCCAGCCGGAATCCGGGCGTGGACTGGCCGACCGAGAACTTCAGCACCTCAGACCAGGTTCCCGCCCCGCTGTTTTCGGCGGCAACATGTCCCGTGTTGGGCATGTCGGCAACATCGTTGCCCGGAGCCAGCGTGGGATCGTCGATTTTGGGATAGGTTGCGAATACCGCTACAGGCGCGCTGCCCAGCGTTGCTCCTTCGGAATAGTTCGTTACCCATGCCGGGAGGCCATCCAGGTTGACGCTGAAGGCCTGGGCCTCGCCCGTCGTGCTTCCGTCGCCGAAAAACAGAGTTCCCGACGTGCCGTACACGTGATCGCCCAGATCGAAACTTTTGAAGATATTCGTGGATCGGAAGCCCTGCGCGGCGGCGCCGGTTTCATTGTAGCCCATGCCATCGCCGACCACATCGACCGTGCTGGAGACCCGCGTCAGGGGATAGGCCGTCTCCACGGAGCCTGCGGGACGGCTGTTCGCGGCGATGTCCGCCACGCAACCGCTCATGTATCCTTCGAGCTGCGTCACGATATCGGGATAGGCTGACGCCACGTCCGTGCTCTCTCCAATGTCCGCCTCTAAATCGTACAGCTTGCCCAGACGCAGCTTCCACTTCCCGGAGCGCACCGCCTGCAGCGTGTTTACATCATAATAGAAAAAGGCTTCGTGCGGACTCTCCGCGCCTTCCGTCAAAACCGGCCAGATATCCCGTCCGTCAATCACGCGATCATGCGGCACGTCGGCTCCGGCAAGACCGGCAAACGTGGGAAGCAGATCCATCGTTGACATCACTTCATCGATCTCCGTATCGGCCGGTATCGCGCCCGGCCAGCGGACGACGGTCGGCATGCGCATGCCGCCTTCCCAGGTATCACCCTTGTTCCCTCTCAATGGCGTTGCCAATCCAAGCGCCGCCTTGGAGGGGCCGTTGTCCGAGGTGAAGATGACCAACGTATTGGCGTCGATCCCCTGCTCCACCAAAGTGTCGAGGATTTGCCCGACCGACCAGTCCACCTCGTTGATCGCGCGATAGTAGAGATCATCGCGAATTTCATAGTAGATCGTGTCGTTCTCTTCCTCCGCGGCCAGTGCGTCCAGAATAGACGGCGAGACCCCGTCCAGGAATGGCGGGGAGATGCTGATGGGCCGGTGCGGCGCCGGATGCGGGACATACAGGAAAAACGGCTCCTCCCTATGCCGTTCGATAAAGTCGATCGCATGCTCGGTCACCCGCTGCGTCAAATAATCCGCATCGGGTTCCAGCTCGATCACCTCGCCACCGTCCAACAGCGGTAGCGGGGAAAATTCATCGCCCCGGTTGGGATGGTAGGGATGAATGTCGTGGCTGTAGGGAATGCCGAAATATTCCTCAAAGCCCTGCCGGGTTGGCAAAAACTCCGGCTGGTCGCCCAGATGCCACTTGCCGACCATGCCGGTGGCATAGCCCGCCGATTTCAGCACCTCGGCAATCGTCACTTCGTCCGGGTTCAACCCGCGGGTATCCGCAGTCAGGAACACCCCGTCGGCCATGCCGATGCGCTCGGGATAACACCCCGTCATCAGCGCTGCGCGGGACGGCGTGCAAATGTTGCCCGCCACATAAAAACTGGTCAGCTTCGCCCCCTCCGCCGCCATTTGGTCGATGCGCGGCGTGCTGACGTGCGTTCCGCCGAAACAGCCCAGATCCGCGTACCCCTGATCGTCCGTAAAAATGATGATAAAATTGGGCCGGTTGCTCGTGACCCAAATCGACACCGTGGCCGGGGCGCTGTTGGTCTGCCCGTCGTTGACGGTGAATGTGAAGCTGTCCCTTCCCTGATATCCGTTCGCCGGTGAGTAAGTCCACACATTCGTTGCACCTGAAAGCGTACCGTGGGACGGTTGCATCTGCACGTTATACGTCAGGTTGCTGCCCTCCGGATCGGTGCCGGTCAGCGTAATGTCCACCGGGGTGTCGGGCAGCGTGCGCACGCTCTGCTCATCCGCGACCGGAGGGTCATCCACCTCCGAACCCGCAAACAGATCAAAGATCACGCCGCTGATCGCGGTACCTTGGTCCGCCAACCGGTTTTGACCCTCCAGCGAAAAAGTGCCGCTGGTTTCGCCATTCAGATCCACATCGAAGAACACCCAGCCGGGGGTTGAGCCGGACGTGTTTTCCAGCCCGGTGATTTCGGCGGCAAGTCCGCCATCTACGGAAAGCCGAAGCCCCGTCGGATCCCATTTTCCGGTCGAATCGCCCTGGGTGCCCGACATGATGCCGATGCGGAACATTTCAGGTGTTGCGGCATCGATCGAGAAGGTCAACACTTCCGCCCAGTTTCCAACGCCGCCGCCCGTCGCCACGCCGATCCCGCATATCGTCCAGTCCGCCACATCGCTTCCACTCAGCGTCGGGTCGTCGTAGGGGCCATAATTGGTTTGCTCACTCACCGATCCAAACTGCGCTCCCTGGGCAAAAGTTGCCCAGCCCGCGCCTGATTGCGTGTGGACGGAAAAAGCCTGGTTGTTGGCGGCCGTGGTTCCGGTTCCGAAGAAAAACAGCCCTTCGGATCCATATTCGTTGTTTCCGTCGGCATCGAAGCCTTTGGCCACGCTCGTTGAACGATAGGCCGTCACCCCGGTTTCGTCGTAGCCCGCGCCATCGCCAACCACCGAAATGTCGATGGCCGCGTTCGCCGCAAAGGCCATAAGCCCCGCAATGAATGCTGCATTCTGGATTCGCTTTGATATCATTACATCGTCTCGAACACACAATCACCAAACCGTAGCGCGGATATCCGATCCGCGTTTCCTGAGCAACGGGAACTCGCATCAGATATGCGAGCTACTTGCCCCTCCAGTTTTGCTGGTGAAAAAAAAGCCGCCCGTCCCCGAGCGGCTTTTCCATTCGCAAATCATATGTCTACATCCTGAAACGACGGCGGATAAACAGAACACCTCCGCCGAATGCGGCAACCAGTCCCAGCGTCGCCGGTTCCGGAATTGAATCGAAGGTCACGCCTGCAACCCCGATACCCTGACCCGCCAAACGCTGGGTTCCGCCGAGAGCGTAGGTCCCATCGGCATCGATATCGAAGAAAACCCAATCCGTACTGGCTACAGCGTTAGCAAGCGGACTCGTGGTATGGTCGCCCACCGTGGCACTGGATGTTCCATCGCTCAACGTGATCGACGTGGGAATCCAGCGCCCATCGGTTTGGCCATCGATGTTGCCGAGCACCCCGACGCGAACGGTCGTGTCCGCAGCAAGCCCCGAGATGGTGAACGTCATCAATTCCGAATATGAACCTATACCGTTGCCAGATGTCGCCACAGCAAACCCGCCCAAGGTATCCGTTCCATCCAAAGCAACCGGATCGTCATAACTTGCGTAAGCAGGCTGGTCCTCCGCTATGGAAGCAAAATTCGCACCCGCAGCAAAGGCGGTCACATAGCTGGGAGTACTCCGCACATCCGTCCCCCAAGCTTGACCAGCAGTTTTGGTTAAGTTGGCACTGCCGTCTCCAAACATAAGGAAGCCGTCCGTTCCGTACCCTGCGACGGCATCGATGTCGTTAGCGGTTGCACTGACCCAGTCTTTATTGTTCTCCTGATAGGCCGTGGTGCTACCATGGACTACAATCGAGGCGTTGGAAGCGCACGCAAGCCCCAATCCCAATGCTATCCCTATCGTTTTCTTCATATATATTTTCCTTTTTTTCTCTCCGAGAGAAGGATCTTCCTTCCCCCACTTAATGAACCATATTGCCAGATTCGGAATTTTTGTCATTTGGCGCGATCGCGCCACACGGAGGGCCTTGCGGCCCTCCCTGCAAACGAGTTATTTGCCGAGCTTGTAGAACAGCTGGGATTCGCTGCCGATGGCATTGGTCACCGGCGAAGATACGCCCGTTTCCGAAACGCCCCATTCCCCATAAGCGAGGTTGACATTGGTCAACACGTTGTATGCGCGCCCGTCATCCCAGGACATGATGAGCGCCCCGTCGGAAACGGTAACACCACTGATCGGCGGGAGGGCCAGGCCATACACATCGCCATTCACGATTACCTTGTCGAACAGGGTGGCTGAACTGAAACCATCGCTTCCGCCGTAGATGTAGAGGCGGAACTCGACCGCTCCATCGAGCTCCTTGAACTCGGCTGCGGACAGATCGACCACATTGCGGCAGCTGTCGCCGTCCCATGTTTGGATATCGGTCGTCTGCCCCGTCGCGATTTCCGCTCCGTTGGCAAATCCTCCCACGGACGAGAAGAGCGCCCAGCGCTCCGCTGAGGAGGCCAGCTGGTTGACACGCGAACGGAAGGTGAAGCTGATCAGATCCATCGCATAGCCATTGGTCGGCGTGACGGTGAAGACCATGTAGTCGGCGTTGGTTATCGCCAGAGGGAGATTGTCGGCGTTGTTCATCAGGGTGTATCCCAATGCGGAGCTTGCGCCGCCGAACTCAAAACCGTTCGCCGTTCCAAACAGGTTATATTCCGCATCAAGCTCGCTGTAGTAGCTGTTGCCGTTATCCACATTAACAACGCTGACAATGCCGGTTCCCACGCCAAAACCGCTGGCGGTGACATTGGCGTCCTGGACGGTGACATTCGTCGTGGCCGTGCCCGTTCCATCGTCAAAGTCATAACCAGCGATCACGGTGGTGGAGATGGTTGGACTGTAATAGAAAACATCCACCGAACCATTGGCGGTGTTGGTTACGCCGGAACCGGCTTGAGTCCACGTAACGACCACAACGGAATCCGCGGTATCCCCATGGTTTACCAGCGCACCGGTGTTGGTGTAGGTGACCAAAATGTCTTCGTCCGTATTGCCCGCACCCAAAACAAAGCTTGCCGGATCCACACTGAATCCGTTGGTCACCACCACCGAAACAATTTCAATATTGGCCGGGATGGTTCCCTCAATGTACGAGGCAACGATCGTGCCGTTGGTGCTGGTGTCCGGACTATTCAAGGTCAACGAGAGCGAAGCCGGCGTCAGCTCAAAGCTGTTGGGTTCATTGATATAGGTAACACTTAACGGAACACTGGAGGTGTTGCTTACACCGGATCCCGCCTCGCTCCAGACAACCACCAGCGTGGAGTTTGTGCTCTCCCCGTTGGCAAGACCAATACCGGTATTATCAAAGGTGACCGTGATCTCTTCTTCCGTATCGCTGTTGCCCAGGATGGGATCGGTTATGGAAGCACTAAAGCCGGCACCGGCCAGCGCTGAAACGATGGTGATATCGTTCGAGGTGACCGCTCCGGCCATGTAGGTCGCCGTGATGGCGCCGTCGACACTCGTGTCGGGGGCATACAAGTCCAGCGAGAGCGAAGCTGGATTCAGCGCAAGACTTGCGCCGGGAGCGGCAACGACGGTATCAAACGTGATGCCGGCCAGGCTGGGGCCCTGGGTCGCCAGACGTTTCTGCCCTTCGATGGTAAACGTGCCTGAGGTTTCGCCATTCAAATCGATATCGAAAAAGACCCAGTTCGGAGCACCGTAGGGCGTGTTGTTCTCCAGTCCGGTCACCGCGTTGGTTACACCGCCGGAACTGATGCGCAAGCCGGTCGGATCCCAGCGTCCATTCGATTGTGCCTGTGTACCCGCAAACAGGCCGATTCGGAATTGTTGGGGGGCGCCGGCATCGAAGGTAAACGTCACCATTTCACCCCAGGTTCCAGCGCCTCCTGTGGCGGCCGAAACCATGGCACCGACGGTGCCCCAGTCGGCCACATCCGCGCTGATTGCATTGGTAGGATTGTCCATCGGCCCCTGGCCATAACCCTGGGCGACACTGATGAAATTAGCTCCCTGGGCAAACGTGGCCCAACCCGCGCCAACCTGGGTGCGCTTCGTGAAGAGTTGGTTGTTTATTTCAGCCCCCCCATCTCCGAATACCATCAGGCCTTCCGTGCCATAGGCATCGTCTCCATCGACATCAAACGTTTTGGCTACCCCCGTCGAGCGATACGCATGCGCTTCGTTTCCCGCCCCATTACCGAGCAGGTCATAGCCGGTTCCGTCTCCGACCAAGTCGATTGTAACGGCTCCGTACGTCGCGGACAGCATGCCCAGCGCCAGAATCATTCCAGTAGTTTTTTTCATTTCACATCTCCTTTTAGTTTTTCACTCGCTTCTTTGGCCTCCGAGGACAAGACCTTTGGTAACGGCAATAGTGAATATCCAACAGATCGCCATTTTTGCCTATACCCTGAAAAGGGTATTATGAGCGTTTTTTTTCGGCCGGTCGCCATGGCATGGCTAGCGATCGGTACGGCGGCCGCGGACGCGGTAGTAGCGCACTTCGGCAGCCGGAGCGTTGGTGGAATAAATATTTTGCGGCGGCGTGGCCGAGCGGTCCACCACCAGCGGGATCCAGGCGTTGACCGCCAGGTTGGTGGAATATTCCAACGTATATTCGGCGTTGCTTGCGCTTTGCCAGGCAATCGCCACATCGGTGCCGGAGACCTCCAGCCCTTCGATCACCAGGCAGGAGGCGGCGTTGGTGGGATCGGTTCCGACCCAGTATTCCTCTTCGTTGCTCAAGCCGTCCATATCCCAATCCCCGTTTCCTGCTTCGGTCGTGCTGGAACCGAAGTGGGCCAGCTCCCAATCGTCGGCCATGCCGTCGCTATCCTGGTCGATCAGCGAACGCGTATCGAACAGCGTGCTTTCGTAGGCCGCCACGGTACCGTCGGCATTAACAACGAAGACCCGGAAATAAATATCCGCCCCCGGAACCAGCCCGGTCAATGTTACGGAGAAATCCCCTTCGGACTGCGGCGGCAGATCGGTGCTGTATTGCCACGCTTCAATTTCGTCGCCGCCGTCGTACGAACCCCAGCAGACGGTAACGTCCACCACGGAGTTGGAAACGGTGTAGATGACCTCCCCCTGCACGAGGGCGGAAACCCCATCGATGCCATCCACGCCACGGTTGGCGGCCAGCATCAGCGGCTGGGTGTCGTAGACCTTGAGCCCCTCGGCGATCGCGGTCTGGCTCATTTCTTCAAAGTTGTGGCGATCCGTCCAGGTGGCCTCGTGCCAAAGGTCCAGTGCCGTTGCCTTGTAGAAGCCCGGCATATCCGCGCGCGGCAGTGCGGCGAGCGCATCCTGCCCGGCCTGAATGATGGCGACGGCCTCGTTGTAATCAGCGGACCCGACCGTCATGGCATCCAGGCAGGGACTTTTTTCCGGGCGGTCGAAGCAAACCATCGGGCCGGGATTGGTGCTGTGCTTGTAAAAACTGGCGAGGTTTTTACCCGTCAGCGCATAGAGCCGGGCCACCTGCGCATCGGTGAGCGGTGCGCGCCCGGCCAGGTTGTCGGGATAGTTCGAGCTGAAGTGCGGATAATACGGTGCGTTCATGTCGAGCCAGGTGGCGATCCGGTCGATATCCTCGGTCGTCATCGAACCGCTGTTGTGTCCGGACAGGATTTTCGTCAGCAACGGGCTGTTGTGCGAGCCCCAGCTTTTGGCCTGCTGGATGGCGGCCGGGCCGGCGCCGATGGCTCCGGTATATCCCTTTTTCCACAGCTCCATGTAGGAGGCATTGAAGAACAGGGTTTTGTCGCCGGCCAGCACCAGCGTACCGGACGCCGATCCGTCGAAATCGTGGCATGGCATGCAGTGCGCATCGAAGACGGGCTGCACTTCCTGCAGATAGCCGAAATTCCGGGGTTCGCCATACCAGCCGTCGAGCTGGCTCGGCGCGCGCAGGGTGGCCAGCGGCAGCGAGTTGGTGCCGTAGGCCGCCGGGGCCAAGGTGCGGTCGTCGTGGCAACCGATGCAGCCCTGGGTTTCGTTGGGCTGAATGATCGTTCCCGTGCGCATCGACTGGATCATCCGCTTGTTTTCATCCAGCAATTGGAAAAAGAGGAATGTGCTCGACGGCGCATTGAAATGGGCCGAGCCGTCTTCCTCGACCGGAACCGTTCCGAGAATCTTTTTATTCTGGAAGTTGTGCCAGTTCATGCCCGGCGATGTGCGGCCCTGGGCGCCCCACTGCTTATCCCAAACAAAATCGGTTTTGTTGGGGGCTTCGATCACACGAAGATATTTCACCTCGCCGCGTTCAACGCCCTCCATGTGCGTTCCTTCGTAGACATCCTGTATATAGAAGCGGCCATCGGCCCCGTTGTTCTTGCGGTGGATTGCAACATCGTGCGGCATGGCGCGCGGGGCGAGCGGCATCGGGTCGAAGCACCCCCAAACCCCGGTGCCTTCGCTGTAGAGCAGGGCTGAATCCCCTTCCGTATCCAGCAGGTAAAGACCCATGTGCGAACTGCCGCCGGTGATTTCGCGCGAGCAGAGGAAATAGCGACCGCCCACCCCGGAGTCGGGATCAAGGAGCGGCCAGGGATCTTCGTGCCGGATGGACGTGTTCTTGAAGCGGTCGAAATCCTGTCCGTCCACTTTCACCCAGCTCTCCAGTCCCGCCGGCCAGGTGCGTACCACCGGGTCGCGCCCATCAACCCCCTTGCGGCGGTCA from Pontiella desulfatans includes these protein-coding regions:
- a CDS encoding family 43 glycosylhydrolase, with amino-acid sequence MALTANAAVEITPVGDGTGYDILGTGAADNEATAYRSTGVVKSFDIDGDHAYGTEGLMMFGDGGAEINNRPFAGYHTQVGAGWATFSQGADISSVAQGYGQGPMDDPTAVISASVVDWGTVGSAVAGNAGVGTWSEVFTFTVDAAAPQQFRIGVISGTQGQSNGRWDPTALRISSGGVTNSVAGLENNTTYGAPNWVFFDIDLNGETSATFSIEGAQRLATQGVGLTGITFDVPPGGVLPTIPEIEYFVVAHTETEGLGKAAWSVSNATTVTILDAADQPVGGVSGLKGTVDITYTSGDTFTLVAASNGIVRTESKTITTTTTLDELVSFTFTDSPLTNYTDPAALTRRDPSDVIKVGDTWHVWYSKAAPGVTSGYDASVWHATSTNRGNSWVEQAEAVPRGANTNDWDVTSTFTPNILFHDGTYYLYYTAVGPGFNQGYNEEGKTRIGVSTSGSPYGPWTKYAGNPILIPSADTAKFDSFRVDDTCMAVREGNVWLYYKGRPWGLGSTATKMGVAVATNGVGPFVRQNGGDPVQLGGHEVQIWADEDEGIYSMVNGVGPAVLTYTIQYAPDGLNFTKYADISSSEPGAPGLFRWELTDPSLGCRPDWGVYGTRKIGRYEIDFPVPEVTFSFDAVSGVGPEAGVYRRDPSDIIKVGDTWHVWYSKPEGAANGPATIGHATSTNAGLDWVEQATAISRTTNSWDGGSAFTPNILLHEGTYYLYYTGVNDAYWSTSGYVEDQKFRIGVASSGSPYGPWTKYGGSPILVPSLDTSKFDSFRVDDSCLAVKDGEIWLYHKGRGWGLGPTETKMGVVIADDPLGPFVRQNGGDPVQLGGHEVQIWMDRYEGIYSMIGSVGPAELTHTIQYAADGMDFRFYADVSTSDPSAPGMYRTELTEPGTGEMPAWGMYGVSSLARFAVEYNTTPSTRILLDPGSIAEGNRLGDWIGDLDVASGSGYAFELLPIINTNDFLVGSAELAANTVFDSSVTNLVGLFIRASGASTIDGYFEVDVLDADGLRGWRLDQFGADVLAQTNLESTVWGDDANPDGDAFANIDEYAADTLPQDSNSVLRVESLVLDGSSLDLSWIGGVQATQYIETCSALTSNTVWTVVATNLPPTAISNAWNGTVSAETNAAMFRIKAVR
- a CDS encoding sulfatase-like hydrolase/transferase, encoding MISKRIQNAAFIAGLMAFAANAAIDISVVGDGAGYDETGVTAYRSTSVAKGFDADGNNEYGSEGLFFFGTGTTAANNQAFSVHTQSGAGWATFAQGAQFGSVSEQTNYGPYDDPTLSGSDVADWTICGIGVATGGGVGNWAEVLTFSIDAATPEMFRIGIMSGTQGDSTGKWDPTGLRLSVDGGLAAEITGLENTSGSTPGWVFFDVDLNGETSGTFSLEGQNRLADQGTAISGVIFDLFAGSEVDDPPVADEQSVRTLPDTPVDITLTGTDPEGSNLTYNVQMQPSHGTLSGATNVWTYSPANGYQGRDSFTFTVNDGQTNSAPATVSIWVTSNRPNFIIIFTDDQGYADLGCFGGTHVSTPRIDQMAAEGAKLTSFYVAGNICTPSRAALMTGCYPERIGMADGVFLTADTRGLNPDEVTIAEVLKSAGYATGMVGKWHLGDQPEFLPTRQGFEEYFGIPYSHDIHPYHPNRGDEFSPLPLLDGGEVIELEPDADYLTQRVTEHAIDFIERHREEPFFLYVPHPAPHRPISISPPFLDGVSPSILDALAAEEENDTIYYEIRDDLYYRAINEVDWSVGQILDTLVEQGIDANTLVIFTSDNGPSKAALGLATPLRGNKGDTWEGGMRMPTVVRWPGAIPADTEIDEVMSTMDLLPTFAGLAGADVPHDRVIDGRDIWPVLTEGAESPHEAFFYYDVNTLQAVRSGKWKLRLGKLYDLEADIGESTDVASAYPDIVTQLEGYMSGCVADIAANSRPAGSVETAYPLTRVSSTVDVVGDGMGYNETGAAAQGFRSTNIFKSFDLGDHVYGTSGTLFFGDGSTTGEAQAFSVNLDGLPAWVTNYSEGATLGSAPVAVFATYPKIDDPTLAPGNDVADMPNTGHVAAENSGAGTWSEVLKFSVGQSTPGFRLGIMSGHEANGDGRWDPTGIRVSVAGGAAVAAEATNLENLTNTAGMVFFDVATDGTTADTFAIEAQQRLADQGVAIAGITFDVLPPDDLEIVFDPAFSNNTFNVEWESRVGLTYILEGCASLTNGEWVAVSNEEIVATPPTNRFSGQANTNGHYFYRLNIKY
- a CDS encoding PEP-CTERM sorting domain-containing protein, producing MKKTIGIALGLGLACASNASIVVHGSTTAYQENNKDWVSATANDIDAVAGYGTDGFLMFGDGSANLTKTAGQAWGTDVRSTPSYVTAFAAGANFASIAEDQPAYASYDDPVALDGTDTLGGFAVATSGNGIGSYSELMTFTISGLAADTTVRVGVLGNIDGQTDGRWIPTSITLSDGTSSATVGDHTTSPLANAVASTDWVFFDIDADGTYALGGTQRLAGQGIGVAGVTFDSIPEPATLGLVAAFGGGVLFIRRRFRM